One Bythopirellula goksoeyrii genomic window, GGGCAGTGTTCTCTCCGCGGCCTACGAGGAAGAAGACCCGATCGACCGCTTTGATTTCGGTCCCCTTGTACCAGACGCTCTCGATTCCCCCGTTGGGCGAAAACATGACGCCGGCCGTATTGGGCACGGTAGGAGTCGGTGAGCCAGGCTCATCAATAAAGAAGAGGGGCAAACCGCCGCTTTCGATTCCGGAGCCGTTGAAGTCGATCGCCATGCCGGCAGGCAACTGGAACGAAGGTTGGGCGCTTACGCCGAGGGCATTATCGCTTGCTGGCTGTCGTTCGATGATGTATCGCTCGCCAGTGCTCGGGTTTGCCAGCGGAGGAACTTTTCCCTGGCCTTGGGACGCCTCATCCAGCCAGACACAGATAAGTCGATTCTCGTAGCCATTTGGGTTCTGTCTGGGGTCGAGAAAATTCGCACCAGAAGCTGAAGTCTCTTGCGCATTGCGTTTGTCATCCACTATTTTAAACTGTTTTCCCGCGACTTTGATGACATCTCCAACCCGGATCATCCCCGGGGGAAGCGGTTCATCGGCTGCTGTTGTCGCGTACTTGGGTGTTACGACGTACAGTCGGGCACCATACAATGCTCGAAAATCCTCCCCGTCGTTCCCATTGATGATTTCATCTGTTGGCCCATACCTAGTTTGGGAACTTGAGAGACTGTTGTTCGAGAGATAATCCGTGATCTCTTGAACTCCGACACGAGAGTCCGGGCTACCGCCGGAGTATTCGGGCGGGACAGCCAACTGGTAGGCCTCGATTGCCGCGCCGCTGCCGATGCTTGATTCGCGAAAGCCGACACCGACCGGCCGACCCGTGCGGGCCGCTTCGGCTTGGGCCATCATCAGAAAGGTCTTGAGGCCCCGCGACGCCTCGCGGATTTTGCGGGCATCATTATTGGGCGAAACCAACGGCAACACGCCGGCGACCAACGTGGTCAGAATCACCACAACGACCATGAGCTCGATGAGGGTCATTCCAATGCGGAGTTTGGAATTCGGAGTGCGGAATGAGCAGGACAACCCTAGCCGCGACGCAACGCGTCGCAGGGAGGAGTCGCTAGGCGCTAGGCGCTGGGCGCTAGTCAATCGTTTTCTGGTTTGTTTGTTCATTTCTGTACTCAGTTCTCTTCTTCTGTCCCTGCCCCTACTGTATTCCTGCGACGCGTAGCGTCGCGGCTATTCTCGTAGCTTCTTCTCCTCTGACCAGCGCCTAGTAGCTGGCGCCTCGCGCCTACCTATTATCAATCACATGGTTGTGGATGTTGTCGATGGAATTATCGTCGCCGTCTGGATCATCGGGGTTGTCTCCTGTAGACCCAAATTGATATGCGTTATATGTCGTGTCCCATGTGTAAGGGTCCAGATAATAAGGATCAGCTGTCGACGGATCTGTGATATTGTCAGTTCGAGTACTTACATCTCCGATTCCATCTGGGCCCGATGAAAAAATGAGAGGCACGAGCCTAAAGGCAGGATTGTTGTCCCGCAACCGAGAAACAAACCCCTGTAATTGCGATGGATAAGACGAAACAGGAGGTTGTTTGGGATTCGTAGGTTCATCCACTGAATCTCTGTGAAATGGATCAAACGGATCGTGATCGGAATCGGTGTCACCCGTCATGAGGGATGATTTGAGTGCGAAGCCTGCAGGCCAGCGGACCCAACGTATCGGATTGCCCCAGCCATCCAAAAACTCTGGAGCACCGTCTTCATCTGTATCACCAATATCCTGTGGGCTGAAAAGCGTGCGGGCTTCACCATCTCCAGTTAAAAGCATGATTGTCAAATACAAGCATTCGGCACTGCCATTTTGATTGACTTTGCCCATGTCGTTATTAGTCGTGGCTAGCGCTTTCTCAAATCTGCGATAATACATTCTTGCTACTGCCGGTACATTTCTCAGTACCACTGTGGAGCGATCTCGACTACCTTGTGCAGTACTAGTCGGTTTATTAAGTGGATTGGCCAAAAGGTCTACATCACTCCATCGATCAGGCATCTCATATTTCATCAACTCTCGCCGGCCAATAACTAGTAAGTCATTTCGGACTTGGGGATCGGTTCCACTTGGAATATCAATATCCACTTGCCGCGTCATGTAACTCGCATACTGCTCCATGAGCAGGGTGTGGAGTTTCGCAATGGTGGTTTTGGTGCGGGCGGCGCGGGCCGATTCCATCGCAGAGCGCGAAGCACCGAGGAACACTGCGCTGAGCGTGGCGATGATCGCGACGGCGATTAGCAGCTCGATGAGAGTGACGCCGGAGCGGAATGCGGAGTGCGGAGTGCGGAATGGGGAATGGGTATATAGATTCCGCATTCCGAATTCCGCATTCCGAATTCGAATTAATTCCGCACTCCGCATTCTGCAATCCGCATTCAGTTTCATTCTTGTGCGCTCTCCAGTGTGCCAGGGGTGAAGTTGGTGAGCGTATCGGCAACATCGCCGGTGAACGGGCCTTCGGGGAAGAGGATCAGAGGTAGATTGGATTGCGTCATTGCAAACGGAGACATATCCCCCCAAGCATCATCCAAGCCGGCGTGAAGAATTTGAAACTTGTTTTTGTTCACAAAAACGTAATCTTTGGCCACAGGAGTCGCTGTGGAGCTAAAGCCTTCGCGAAGCTTTGTTAGAGCATAAATTTGGTCGGGGCTGGTAGCCAAGCCAGTCATATTTATGCAGTACTCCATCGGATCATGACGCGAAGCATCGAAATACACGTAGGGACGTTCGGAACCTGAAGGGTTATAAGTCCAAAGATTGATTTGTCTCTCAATGCTAGGGTCTTTAGGATCGTTGTAAGTAATAAATCGTCCGTCAAAGACGCCGGCATCGGTACGTGGACCCAAACGAGCGAGGTCGAATTCATAGATGCGATTGCGGCTTTCGAGAATTTCACCATCAACGGATGTAGAGATGAACGATGGTCCTCCCGGTCCCGAGATAGGATATTGCGGATCATCACTGAAACCACCCAACCAGAAATAGATCGCTTCAGCACCATTCAAGCCATTATCCAGTGCTGAAGGGTTACCATTCGAAAGAGTTCCGGTGGCACCCCCCAAACGTTGAATCAAGCCGAGTGGTTCCTGGTGGCGTGGGAAAGCCTTCTTGAACGCTCGCTCAAAGTCTTTGATGGTCATTTGGTAGATCGAATTTCCGAGAAAACTGTTACTACTGTCGTTCATCCCATTCGGCGGATAAATCCCATACTGCTTTCCTACCTTAAAATCCTCCATTGACTGTGCGAGCTGGTTTATTTCCACAGAGATTCGTGCCCGCTTGGCGGCGTTGAGCGCATTGACGGCGCCGGCCGTGATGAGAGCTGCCAGGATGGCGATGATCGTGATTACGACCAAGAGTTCGGTCAATGTGAAGGCGGAATGCGGATTGCGGAATGCGGAATGGGCATTGCGCAAGCCGAATCGCGGGTTCTGATTTCCCTTATATCCCGCAATCCGAATTCCGAATTCCGAACTTCTTTTCCGTCCCATAGCAGTTTCTCCTGATTTAACTGGTTGAATTAGGTGCAAATCGTGTGCGCAAGGCCGCTAGCTGGGCGTTTTTGGCCAAAAGTCGCGATTTCTCGCTTCTGGCAGGCCGAAACGTCTCATTTTGCGAACATTACCCCCCCAGATGGGGTGGTTTTGCCGCCCCGCGACGCTGGACACTTTGCGCTGTCGCGGCAGTGTATTGTAGCGGAATAGAACAGTAGGCGCTAGGCGCTGGTTACTAGGCGCTGGTCAGAAATCGTTCCAACAAACTCTGACTAGCGCCTAGCGCCTAACAACTAGCGTCTATCCAGTTAGTCCGTTGATCAGTTCTACCAGCGGGATGAAGAGGGCGATCACGATGAAACCGACGGCACCGCCGAGGAAGAGGATCAGCAGCGGTTCCATCAGCTTGGTGAGGCCGTCGGTGAGTACGGCGACTTCTTCGTCGTAGGTGTCGGCCACTTTGTAGAGCATCGTATCGAGTTCGCCCGTCTCTTCGCCGACGTCGACCATGTTCACAACAATGTCGTCGACGACTCGCTGGCGGTATTTAAACATGTACATCAACAGTCCGACCGGGCCGCCGATGAAGCAGAACCAGAAGAAGGCGGCGACCGGATGGAAGCTGAGTTGGGAGTATTCCTTCATCGGTTGGGCGATGGCATCACCCTCGCGAATGCGTTCGCTAATGCGAGCATAGAGTTTTTCGAACACCGCGTTGCCGGCGGTCTCGCGGGTGATGTTCAAGGCTTCGAGGATCGGCACGCCGGAGGAGATCAGGGTTCCCAAGGTCCGCGAGGTGCGGGCCATGATGTTCTTTTCGATCAGGTTGCCGAAGATGGGGACCTTGATCGTGAATTGGTCCCAACCCATGCGGCCGGCCTTGAATTTGCGGATGAGTTTGATCGTGAGCCAGATGGCCACCGGCACGCCGGGGATCAGGTACCAGTAGCTCACGCACCAGTTGGAGAATGCGATCAGATAGACCGTCATCATGGGGAGATCGAGATCGAAATCGTCGAAAATCGCTTGGAAACTCGGGACGATCTTGATCATGATGAACGTCAAAATACCGACGGCCACCGACACGACGACGATCGGATAGATCATCGCCCCTTTGACTTTGCGCTTGAGAGATTCACTTCGTTCTTTGAAGTCGGCCAGACGTTGGAGGATGACTTCCAGGGCACCACCCGCCTCACCAGCTTTGATCATGTTCACATAGAGTCGGTCAAACGCCTTGGGCGCCTTGGACATCGCTTCGGAGAGCGTGTCGCCCCCTTCGATCGCTTCGCAAGTGTCTTCGAGTGAGTATTTGAGTCGCCCCGGCTTGGCCTGATCACCGAGGATGCGCAGGGAGCGCAAAATCGGCAGGCCGGCGTCTTGGAGAATAGACAGTTGGCGCGTGAACGCGGTGAGATCTTTGGATTTGACGCCGCCGAAGACGAATCCCCGCTTCTTTTTACCGGGGCCCCCTTCGGATTTCTTGCGCGCCTTTTTGACGGAGATCTTCGTGACGAAGTAGCCCATCTGCCGAATGGTGGCTTGGGCATCTTCCTCGGTCGCCGCTTCGATCACATCTTTGATCTCAGCGCCGGTCGAATCCATCGCTTCAAATTGAAAAGTAGGCATAGGAATTAAGTTATGAGTCTTGAGTCGCGAGTCGCGAGTTTTGCGTGATTAGATTCCGCATTCCGCACTCCGAATTCCGCATTTCTCTCTCATCCTTCAATAATTGTTTCTCTTACCACTTCCTCGGGGGTTGTGACTCCTTCGTAGGCAACTTTCATACCGGCATCTCGCAAGGTGAACATGCCGGCTTTCTGGGCAGCTTTGCGGAGATCGTCGGTGGAGGCGTTCTGCATGATCATCTCTCGCAGTTCGTTATTCATGATCATGAGTTCGAAAAGCCCGACGCGTCCCTTGTACCCTGTATTATTGCAGTTTTCGCAGCCAGAACCACGATAAAATTTCTTACCCTTCAAATCCTCGGGGGAAAGCTGCAAATCGTCGAGAATCTCTTGGGAAGGTGAGTATTCTTCGCGGCACTTGGCGCAGACCCGCCGTACCAGCCGTTGGGCCAGAATCGCCTCGACCGTGGCCGTAATCAGGAACGTGGGGACCCCCATGTCTTTCATACGCGTGATCGTGCTGGGGGCATCGTTGGTATGCAGTGTGCTAAACACCATGTGGCCTGTAAGAGACGCTTGGACAGCGATCTCGGCGGTCTCCAGATCGCGGATCTCGCCGACGAGAATTTTGTCCGGGTCCTGCCGCAGGATCGCCCGCAGACATTGGGCAAAGGTGTTGCCAATCGAGGCATCGATCGGCACCTGGATGATGCCTTCCATGTCGTACTCGACCGGGTCTTCGGTGGTGATTAGTTTGTCTTCGATCGTGTTCAGCTCGTTGAGTGCCGAGTAGAGGGTTGTCGTTTTGCCCGAGCCGGTGGGACCCGTCACCAACACGATGCCGTTCGGCTTGGAAATCACATCGCGGAAGATCGCGAGCAAATCATCATTCATGCCGACTTTTTGCAGATCGAGCGATACGACCGAGCGATCGAGTACCCGCATAACCACGCTTTCGCCAAACATGGTGGGGAGCACGCTCACACGCAGGTCGACCGGATGGCCACCGACGGTCAGCTCGATGCGTCCATCCTGTGGCATGCGGCGTTCCGCGATATCGAGATTGGCCATCACCTTGATGCGGGTAGTGATCGCAAAGGCCAAGTGACGTGGCGGGGGAACCATTTCGTAGAGCACGCCGTCCGCCTTGATGCGGATACGGAATTCGTCTTCAAACGGCTCGAAGTGCAAGTCGCTCGCGTGGTCTTTAATCGCCAGCAGCAGCACCATGTTCAAAAGCTTGCGGACCGGGGCACTGTCGGCCATGGCTTCGACGCTGGCCAGGTCGACCGAGTTGCCCTCGGCGGCAGCCACCGCAGCGGCGAGGTCTTTGTCGTCTTCCAGATCGTGAACGATGCTCTCGACGCTCTCGGTGTTCTCGCCATAGTAGCGGTCGAGCGCGGCCAGGATGCCGGGCTCGGTGGCGACGGCCACTTTGATGTTGTAGCCGAGGAAAGTGCGGAGTTCGTCCTGGACACTTAAGTTCTGCGGATCGCACATCGCGATCGTGAGCGTATCGTTCTCAAATTCGATTGGCACGATGCGATACATCTGTGCCATCGGCTCGGTGACTTTTTCCAGAGTCTCAGGGGCAATCGTCAGGTCACCCACTGCAACGGTGCGGAGCGACATCTGCTCGCCGAGGGCCTGAACGAGTTGCTCATCGTTCACCAAGCCCATGTCCATAGCGACCTGACCCAAGAGCTGGCCGGGGCGCTGCTCTTGCTCTTCGACCAGCGTTTCGAGCTGCTCGTCGGATATATATCCGAGGTCAACCAGGATTTGTCCAATGCGACGTAGGGCCATTTTGAAGCTGTTAGCGGTTAGGTGTTAGCGGTTAGGTGTTAGCGGTTAGTGGCGAGCCGGATGCGTTAGCTTCCGGGATTGTCAGTGGTCAGTGGTCAGTTGTTTATCGCGGAGAATCTTCGATCCGTGCATAGCCGCGACTCAACGAGTCGCAGGGGTCTTCATTCATTACTCGTCGTTCATCCCGCTTCCTCACCCATCTTCACCGGGTTCGGGTTCGTCGAAGACGCCTCGTTCGGCGCCTGCAATTCTGCGGGCGAGTTCCTCGGGCATGTTGGCTTTGGCGATGACGTCTTCCTTGGTCGCGAGCTCGTTTTTCCAGTGTTCGAACAAGTGGTCGTCGAGCAATTTCATGCCATGCTTCGAACCCGTCTGAATCGACGAAGTAATGCGGAAGATCTTGTTTTCACGAATCAAGTTGGCGATACCCGGCGTGACGACCAAGGTCTCAAACGCAGCGACACGCCCCCCGCCGATGCGTGGAATCAGTTGCTGGGCGAGAATACCAATGATCGAACTGGCCAACTGGGTACGAATCTGATCTTGTTGGTTGGTGGGGAAGACGTCGATGATACGATTGATCGTGCCGGCGGCGCTACTAGTATGCAACGTGCCAAACACTACGTGTCCCGTTTCCGCCGCGGTGATAGCCGCTTCGATCGTCTCGAGGTCACGCATTTCACCGACGAGAATCACGTCGGGGTCTTGTCGCAAGGCACGGCGAATTGCCTCAGCGAAGGAAGTCACGTCGACTCCCACTTCGCGCTGGTTGATCGTCGATTTGCGATGATCGTGGTAAAACTCGATGGGGTCTTCGATTGTGATGATGTGATGATCGATCGTGGAATTGATGTAGTCGATCATCGCCGCGAGGGAGGTCGATTTTCCTGAACCCGTGGGACCGGTCACAAGAATCAGACCGCGGGGACGCATGATCAGATCTTTGAAAATCGTGGGGATCTTGAGATCCTCCATGCTCATCAAATGCACGGGAATCTGCCGCAGCACCATCGCCACATTGCCACGCTGGCGAAACACTGACACACGGAAACGTGCCTGGTCGCCGAACGCGAAGCCAAAGTCGGTACTGCCGGTCTCCTGGAATTCCTGCTGGCAGCGGTCCGGCGTGATGCTTTTCATCAGGCCCATCGTGTCGGCCGGTTCGAGCACTTTGGTCTTGAGTTTTTGCATGTGGCCATGCAAACGGAGCACAGGTGGTTGGCCCACCGTGATATGCAAATCGCTTGCTCCCTGCTTGACTTGGGCAGAGAGCAGTTTGTCGATTAAGATTGTGCCCATAACTCTGGTTCCGTGTGCCGCGTTGCGAGACGGCTAACTTTTATTCTAATTGCGAGTTAGTTTTCTGTGCGTTTCGAGACGCGGAAAACTTCCTCTAAAGTGGTGATTCCTTGGAGGGCTTTGCGGATTCCATCGTCGTAGAGTGTGGTCATGCCGGATTTAATGGCTGCCTTGCGAATCTCAGGGGTCGAGGCCCCCGCGAAGGCGAGCTCCCGCACTTTTGAGTTCATCATCATCAACTCGAAGATACCAAGTCGCCCACGGTAGCCACTCTTTCCACAATGCGAGCAGCCTTGCCCCTTCATGAACGTGGCGGTGGCGGCCTGCTCGGGAGTGATGCCGGCGGCTTCGAGTTGGCCGTCGGTGGGGGTGTGAGGATGTTTGCACTTCGTGCAGACCACGCGAACGAGTCGTTGGGCCAGGATGCCAATAATACTTCCAGCTACCAGGTAAGCCGGCACCCCCATGTCGACCATACGCGTGATCGCACCGGGTGCGTCGTTGGTGTGCAACGTGCTAAATACCAAGTGACCGGTGAGTGAAGCTTGGATACCCATGGAAGCCGTCTCGTGATCGCGCATCTCGCCAACCAGGATGACGTTAGGAGCTTGACGCAGCATCGCGCGAATAATCAAGGCAAAGTCCAACCCGATGTTGTGACGCACTTCCACCTGATTGATGCCAGGCAAGTAGTATTCAACGGGATCCTCGGCGGTAATGATTTTGCGATCGGGCCGATTGAGCTCGTTGAGTGCCGCATAGAGGGTTGTTGTTTTTCCGGAACCGGTCGGTCCCGTGACGAGAAAGATCCCGTTGGGCCGGCGAATCAAACTGCGGAACTTGCGGAAGTCTGCCTCGGCGAGGCCCAATTGGCGCACGCCGACCTTGATGTTGTCTTTGTCCAGAAGTCGCATCACGCACGATTGACCGTGCGAGGTGGGGAGCATGCTGACGCGGAGATCGAGTTCTTTGCCACCAGCCGTGATTTTGATGCGACCATCTTGCGTACGGCGCCGCTCGGCAATGTCCATTTTCGCTAGAATCTTGATACGTGAGAGCAAGGCACCCAAAAGTCGCCGAGGGGGGCTATCGCGTTTCACGAGAACTCCGTCGATGCGATAGCGAATTCGCACGACTTCTTCAAAAGGTTCTACGTGAATGTCTGAGGCCCGCAGCTGCACGGCTTCGGTAATCATCAACTGCACAAGCCGCACGATAGGAGCACTGGTTTCGTCAACCACGTCGTCGTCGCCAGCATCATCGTCGCTTTCGGTCTCGGTAAAGTCGATCGCCGTGTCGGTAAATTCCTGCAACATCGAGTCTGCCGACTCGCCATCCATCTGGCCGTAGTTGCGGTTGATCGCTTCGAGGATACTTTCCTTGGTGGCGATGCCGATATCGACTTTGCGATTGAGGATGAACTGGAGCTTGTCGAAGGTTTCAAAATCTTCGGGGTTGCTCACAATCACTTTCAATTTGCCATCGTCTTCCGAAAATGGAATCACGGCATTTTCGCGAGCGACCGACTCGGGTACGAGTTCCACCACGGCGGGAGGAATCGGCACACTGTTGAGATCGTAGTATTCATACTTGTGCATCTTGGCCAGGGCGCGCCAAACCTGTTCGGGGGCGGCATAACCTAACTGCACGATCGCTTCTTGAAGCGTGAGCCGGCGCGAACTTGAGACCGTCTCGGCCTCTTGCAATTGCTCGGGGCCGATGATCCGATTCTTGACGAGATAATCACCAAATTTAGACATCGCAGAAAAGTCTCTGTTCTCTTCGCTTCTGGTCCGCGCGGCATATCGGGAGAACTTGCTGACTCTGCTTCCAATCTCCGCTTGCCTCACTGGCCAGCTGAGAAAAGATCACAATGTCGCAAGACAAGAACGAAACTCCCGAATCGCAAAACGACCCAGCCAGCCTGCTGGCCTGCCATTTTGGACAGAAGTCCGTGCCCCCTGGGGAGTTACGCACATTCCCCACCTCACCGCATAGTCTCTAGGCTAATGGCGGAAAGGCAGAATGTCAATTAAGTGAGGGGCGAGAGCCAGGAGAACTGCAAAGTACGTCGGCATTCGTAGGAAAGTGACCAATGTACAATTTCCAATGACTAATTTCAGCAGGATTCTCGACAGTTTTGGTCATTGGTCCTTGGTAATTGGCCAATTGCAAAGCCATGTGTTTTTTGAATTTGCAGTTCTCCTGAGGCGGGAGATTAGAGATTAGTGACGAGAGTCGAGGGCAGGTGTGGGCTATCTAGCCGTTTTGACAGACTCGTTCGCAGTAGATTCGCTTGGATTCTTCCCTGACTTGATTTTACGTGCGTCTTGTCGCAATCGTGTGGCTGTCGTCCGGAGCGCATCTGCCTGAGAATAGAGATCCAGCGACTCCAACAGATATGCCGATTGCTCCATTCGCCAGGCGGTTTCACGAAGTGCATCGACGGGCGTTGACTGCCGCGCTGTCCAGCTGGGTTGGTGAAGGTGATAGGTCGGCACAGGTGGCGCAGTTGGGGGAGGGGCCCATGGGCGACTTTTCGGAGGTTCGGGAGCCGAGAAATCACTGACGATCGACCCCCCTAGTTCTTCCTGCAAACGCAAGACTTCGCGAGCCACTTCCTCCGCTGCCGGCGAGGACGCCCCGGGTTGATCCGTGACATACGCGGCCGTGGGATCGCCTGCCTCGGACGATTTTTTCAGAGTCGCTGCGTCACCCAATGGACTTAGGGTGAGGATCATACCTAGCGAAAGCAGAACCGAGCTAGTGAAACTATTGGAGTTTGTCATTTGAAATCCTTTCTTTCTCAAGCGAGCCGGGTAGTCCTCGACCCCGGGCTGTTTCAGATCTGGTCACCGATCTCAAGTAGCCCGGGGTCGAGCAGCCCGGGGTCGAGGACGACCCGGCTCGCTGTGGGTTATGAAAAGAGGGCGCTGCTTTTCGAGAGCAGCGCCCCGATTCATCACCGATCCCGTGTGGATCGCTGCTTAGATCAGTTGGGTCGGAAAATGCGTCTCGCATTCGCCATTCAGTCGGGTTTCCTCTTCCCAGTCATAAGCACCACGTATAGGCCTTTCCGCATATTCTGCCAAATCTGGCCGCACACGTACGTATCGATAGCGGTCGCCGTCGACAAGCTCATCCGCGTATTCGCGGTGGAGATAGCGAAGTGGTTCGATGCGATCTGCCTCGAGCCGATCCATATAGCGTCTGCGCGCCCGCGGGAGAGTTCCAGCGGGGCCCGACGCCAGTCGCAGCAGGAAAGTGCGAATAACGGTGAGCGACAAACCTCCGGTGCGTTCTTGGCAAAGCCACTTCGCTTCGCGCCACAGATTCTCATGTCTGGCAAGTTCCAGCAGCTCGTGCCCATCAAACGTGAGGCGGACGCAAGGCACACCGGCCGTGGTGCGATCCACTTCCTTGAGCAAGCCGGCGTCGATGAGTAGGCGGAGATGATACCGAATTCGCTCTTCGGTTTCGTGATTCATATTTGGGCGCAGAATGCTCACAGAGCAGTCGGCCCCCTTTGCTTCGATGTCCAGCAGCAACTGCCGAGCGAGATCCAATTCGCGTCTCATAGATGTGCACCTCCATTTGCACGGGGAAAAAATCGGGTTGGCCGAGCATCGTCTCCCGGCCCTGGGTCGTTTAGGTCGCTCCCGGAAGTGAATGCTCATGGGGAGAAACCGCTTGAAATTTGTCTCAAACTTCCCGATGGGTCAAGATCGGTTGATGATCCCACGAGATCAGACCGAGTGGGGCTTTGGGACATGCTCAAAATCGGCTGATATCCGACATATTGCGACCCTCCCCTGCTAGCATTGATTCCGCTAAGATGGAAGATTACAGGGCCCTCCGACCCGGAAAGAGACGCCGAGGTCAATTGCTAGCCAGGAAGGTAGTTTTCTTATATGACCAAACACATTTTTGTAACCGGCGGTGTCGTCAGTTCCTTGGGAAAAGGGCTCACCAGCGCGTCAGTAGGGATGCTGCTTGAAAGGCGGGGACTGAGCGTGCGAATGCAGAAGCTCGATCCCTATATCAACGTCGATCCCGGCACGATGAGTCCGTATCAGCACGGCGAAGTTTATGTGCTCGACGACGGCAGCGAGACCGATCTCGACTTGGGCCATTATGAGCGATTCACAAGTTCCCCGCTTACACGCGATTCCAACTACACCACCGGTCAGATTTATCAGTCGGTCATCAACAAGGAGCGTCGCGGCGAGTTCCTGGGCAAGACCGTGCAGGTAATCCCGCATATCACCAATGAAATCAAGTCGGTCATTCACAAGGTCGGCAAAGACAGCGTCGCCAAGGAAAGGGACGAGCAGGTCGACGTGGTCATCACCGAAATCGGTGGGACCGTGGGTGACATCGAAAGCCTGCCCTTCCTCGAGGCGATCCGTCAGTTCGCCCTTGATGTGGGCAAGGAAAACTGCCTCTACATTCATCTTACCTTGGTTCCCTATTTGAAGGCTGCCCGCGAGCTCAAGACCAAGCCGACCCAGCACTCGGTTGGTCAGTTGCGTGAGATCGGCATCCAGCCAGATATTCTCATCTGCCGCACCGAACAGCCGATCAGCCGCGAAGATCGTGAGAAAATCGCCCTGTTCTGTAACATCTCGCTCGATGCCGTGATTGAGGAACGTGACAAGGATTTTTCGATCTATGAGGTGCCGTTGAGCCTGTTGGATAACAATTTGGACGGGCTGATTTGTGAAAAGCTGGGGCTGCAGACGCCTGAGCCCGATCTGGAGGATTGGCGAAATTTACTCAAGCGACTTCGCAATCCTGATTGCGAAGTGAGCATTGCGGTTGTGGGGAAATATGCCGAGCATCGAGATGCCTACAAGTCAATCTACGAAGCACTTGATCACGCCGGCATGGCCAATGGGGCTCAGATCCGGCTGGCCCGGATTCGTAGCGAGGATGTCGAGGACGAAGGTGCCGAGAAACTTCTCGCAGGTTTTGACGGCCTGCTGGTTCCAGGAGGTTTTGGCGAACGAGGCATCGAAGGCAAAGTCGCTGCAATTCGTTACGCCCGGGAGAAGAACATTCCGTTTTTTGGGATCTGTCTGGGAATGCAATGTGCCGTGGTGGAAATCGCTCGCAATGTTTGCGGCCTGGAAGGTGCCCACTCGACTGAGTTCGATAAGGAAACACGTCACCCAGTGATTTGCTTGCTGGACGACCAGCGTACGATCACCGACATGGGAGGCACCATGCGGCTCGGTACTCAGCCCACGAAACTCGCCGCTGGGAGTCATTCCGCCAAGAGCTATGCAACAGAGCAAGTTTCGGAGCGGCATCGCCATCGCTACGAAGTCAACAACGAGTATCGTGAGCAACTGATAGAGCATGG contains:
- a CDS encoding type IV pilus twitching motility protein PilT — its product is MGTILIDKLLSAQVKQGASDLHITVGQPPVLRLHGHMQKLKTKVLEPADTMGLMKSITPDRCQQEFQETGSTDFGFAFGDQARFRVSVFRQRGNVAMVLRQIPVHLMSMEDLKIPTIFKDLIMRPRGLILVTGPTGSGKSTSLAAMIDYINSTIDHHIITIEDPIEFYHDHRKSTINQREVGVDVTSFAEAIRRALRQDPDVILVGEMRDLETIEAAITAAETGHVVFGTLHTSSAAGTINRIIDVFPTNQQDQIRTQLASSIIGILAQQLIPRIGGGRVAAFETLVVTPGIANLIRENKIFRITSSIQTGSKHGMKLLDDHLFEHWKNELATKEDVIAKANMPEELARRIAGAERGVFDEPEPGEDG
- a CDS encoding CTP synthase, translated to MTKHIFVTGGVVSSLGKGLTSASVGMLLERRGLSVRMQKLDPYINVDPGTMSPYQHGEVYVLDDGSETDLDLGHYERFTSSPLTRDSNYTTGQIYQSVINKERRGEFLGKTVQVIPHITNEIKSVIHKVGKDSVAKERDEQVDVVITEIGGTVGDIESLPFLEAIRQFALDVGKENCLYIHLTLVPYLKAARELKTKPTQHSVGQLREIGIQPDILICRTEQPISREDREKIALFCNISLDAVIEERDKDFSIYEVPLSLLDNNLDGLICEKLGLQTPEPDLEDWRNLLKRLRNPDCEVSIAVVGKYAEHRDAYKSIYEALDHAGMANGAQIRLARIRSEDVEDEGAEKLLAGFDGLLVPGGFGERGIEGKVAAIRYAREKNIPFFGICLGMQCAVVEIARNVCGLEGAHSTEFDKETRHPVICLLDDQRTITDMGGTMRLGTQPTKLAAGSHSAKSYATEQVSERHRHRYEVNNEYREQLIEHGLSLAGTSPDGSLVEIIEFPAHPWFVAVQYHPEFQSKPTAAHPLFAGFIQAAVEHHQGRGDRPHESSPDNLTSDEEDTVPFLRKAH
- a CDS encoding GspE/PulE family protein is translated as MSKFGDYLVKNRIIGPEQLQEAETVSSSRRLTLQEAIVQLGYAAPEQVWRALAKMHKYEYYDLNSVPIPPAVVELVPESVARENAVIPFSEDDGKLKVIVSNPEDFETFDKLQFILNRKVDIGIATKESILEAINRNYGQMDGESADSMLQEFTDTAIDFTETESDDDAGDDDVVDETSAPIVRLVQLMITEAVQLRASDIHVEPFEEVVRIRYRIDGVLVKRDSPPRRLLGALLSRIKILAKMDIAERRRTQDGRIKITAGGKELDLRVSMLPTSHGQSCVMRLLDKDNIKVGVRQLGLAEADFRKFRSLIRRPNGIFLVTGPTGSGKTTTLYAALNELNRPDRKIITAEDPVEYYLPGINQVEVRHNIGLDFALIIRAMLRQAPNVILVGEMRDHETASMGIQASLTGHLVFSTLHTNDAPGAITRMVDMGVPAYLVAGSIIGILAQRLVRVVCTKCKHPHTPTDGQLEAAGITPEQAATATFMKGQGCSHCGKSGYRGRLGIFELMMMNSKVRELAFAGASTPEIRKAAIKSGMTTLYDDGIRKALQGITTLEEVFRVSKRTEN
- a CDS encoding DUF2513 domain-containing protein, which codes for MRRELDLARQLLLDIEAKGADCSVSILRPNMNHETEERIRYHLRLLIDAGLLKEVDRTTAGVPCVRLTFDGHELLELARHENLWREAKWLCQERTGGLSLTVIRTFLLRLASGPAGTLPRARRRYMDRLEADRIEPLRYLHREYADELVDGDRYRYVRVRPDLAEYAERPIRGAYDWEEETRLNGECETHFPTQLI